The following proteins come from a genomic window of Yinghuangia sp. ASG 101:
- a CDS encoding ABC transporter substrate-binding protein, whose amino-acid sequence MPTARPQRRRSPRNALALAIVPLLAVISACGYGSDNDDDKKADPPAAQASGGSGGGTSASELRLGFFANVTHATPLVGLKEGFYAKELGATKITTTVYNAGPSAIEALKAGSIDATYIGPNPSISGFTSTNGELLRVVAGATSGGASLVVKPGINSAADLKGKKIATPQLANTQDVAARAWLASQGLKTDIKGGGDVSIVPTENALTLNLFKSGELDGAWLPEPWATRLVQEAGAKVLLDERTLWPEGKFVTTNLIVRKDFLEKHPDTIEALLKGQVATTDWINANPDKAKVDVNDQLTAFTQKGLPPAVVDGAWQNLEITNDPVASSLLKSKDDAVAAGVTKDADINGIYDLTILNKVLQAAGKPTVDDAGLGKK is encoded by the coding sequence ATGCCCACTGCCCGTCCACAACGCCGCAGATCCCCGCGAAACGCCCTCGCCCTCGCGATCGTCCCGCTGCTCGCGGTGATCAGCGCGTGCGGCTACGGCTCCGACAACGACGACGACAAGAAGGCCGACCCGCCCGCCGCGCAGGCGTCCGGCGGCAGCGGCGGCGGCACGTCCGCGTCGGAACTGCGCCTCGGCTTCTTCGCGAACGTCACCCACGCGACGCCGCTGGTGGGCCTCAAAGAGGGCTTCTACGCCAAGGAACTGGGCGCCACCAAGATCACCACCACGGTCTACAACGCCGGTCCGTCCGCGATCGAGGCGCTGAAGGCCGGGTCGATCGACGCGACCTACATCGGGCCGAACCCGTCGATCTCCGGCTTCACGTCGACGAACGGCGAACTGCTGCGCGTCGTCGCCGGCGCCACGTCGGGCGGCGCGTCCCTCGTCGTCAAGCCGGGCATCAACTCCGCGGCGGACCTCAAGGGCAAGAAGATCGCCACGCCGCAGCTCGCCAACACCCAGGACGTCGCGGCCCGCGCGTGGCTCGCCTCACAGGGCCTCAAGACGGACATCAAGGGCGGCGGCGACGTCAGCATCGTCCCGACCGAGAACGCGCTCACGCTCAATCTGTTCAAGTCCGGTGAGCTGGACGGCGCGTGGCTGCCCGAGCCGTGGGCGACCCGCCTCGTCCAGGAGGCCGGCGCCAAGGTCCTGCTCGACGAGCGCACGCTGTGGCCCGAGGGCAAGTTCGTCACGACGAACCTGATCGTCCGCAAGGACTTCCTGGAGAAGCACCCGGACACCATCGAGGCGTTGCTCAAGGGCCAGGTCGCCACGACCGACTGGATCAACGCGAACCCCGACAAGGCCAAGGTCGACGTCAACGACCAGCTCACCGCGTTCACCCAGAAGGGCCTCCCGCCGGCCGTCGTCGACGGGGCGTGGCAGAACCTGGAGATCACGAACGACCCGGTCGCGTCCTCGCTGCTGAAGTCGAAGGACGACGCCGTCGCGGCGGGCGTGACCAAGGACGCCGACATCAACGGCATCTACGACCTGACGATCCTCAACAAGGTCCTCCAGGCCGCGGGCAAGCCCACGGTCGACGACGCCGGACTCGGCAAGAAGTAG
- a CDS encoding ABC transporter ATP-binding protein: MAQTVREQPAKAPAGAEHGTEAVEAAFAVGFDNVSKIFGRGTGPVLDGINLTVRPGEFVCLLGASGCGKSTMLNLVAGLDKPSAGTITVNGGRPALMFQDHALFPWLKAGKNVELALKLRGVPREQRKEEAQRLLELVRLDGAYDKRVHELSGGMRQRVALARALAQSGEVLLMDEPFAALDAITRDVLHDELTRIWRETGRTVLFVTHNVREAVRLAQRVVLMSSRPGRIAREWTIEIPQPRRIEAPDVSQLSIEITEHLRGEIRRHGKH; encoded by the coding sequence ATGGCGCAGACAGTGCGCGAGCAGCCGGCAAAGGCCCCGGCCGGCGCGGAGCACGGCACCGAAGCCGTGGAGGCCGCCTTCGCCGTGGGCTTCGACAACGTCTCCAAGATCTTCGGGCGGGGCACCGGCCCCGTCCTCGACGGCATCAACCTGACCGTGCGGCCCGGCGAGTTCGTGTGCCTCCTCGGCGCGTCCGGGTGCGGCAAGTCGACGATGCTCAACCTGGTCGCCGGGCTCGACAAACCGAGTGCCGGCACCATCACGGTCAACGGCGGCCGACCGGCGCTGATGTTCCAGGACCACGCGCTGTTCCCGTGGCTCAAGGCCGGCAAGAACGTCGAACTCGCCCTGAAACTGCGGGGCGTGCCGCGCGAGCAGCGCAAGGAGGAAGCCCAGAGGCTCCTCGAACTCGTGCGCCTGGACGGGGCGTACGACAAGCGCGTCCACGAACTCTCCGGCGGCATGCGGCAGCGCGTCGCACTCGCCCGCGCGCTCGCGCAGTCCGGCGAAGTACTGCTGATGGACGAGCCGTTCGCCGCGCTCGACGCCATCACCCGCGACGTCCTGCACGACGAACTGACCCGCATCTGGCGCGAGACCGGCCGCACGGTGCTGTTCGTGACACACAACGTGCGCGAGGCCGTACGCCTCGCGCAGCGCGTCGTGCTGATGTCGTCCCGGCCGGGCCGCATCGCCCGCGAGTGGACGATCGAGATCCCGCAGCCCCGACGCATCGAGGCGCCGGACGTCTCGCAGCTGTCCATCGAGATCACCGAACACCTCCGAGGGGAGATCCGTCGCCATGGGAAACACTGA
- a CDS encoding ABC transporter permease, with protein MGNTEVTSPLSLDKGDGGGEPPENEQDVAGLEAGLDALDTVIAAERTPWWRTILAKVVPPLCAIGLVLAVWQIAYSADVAPDYKLPSPGQVWDAFMVQWRAGEVHKILWVSVERAWLGFLLAIALGTPLGLIVARVKVIRAAIGPILTGLQSLPSVAWVPLAVIWFGQNNTAIYAVVLLGAIPSIANGLVSGVDQVPPLFIRAGRVLGATGIKGVRYVLLPAAMPGYLAGLKQGWAFTWRSLMAAELIVGVGEYGFGVGQLLEQGRTLGDMPMMLTAVFMILLVGIGIELLIFNPLERLVLRQRGLLVTTK; from the coding sequence ATGGGAAACACTGAGGTGACCTCCCCCCTGTCGCTCGACAAGGGCGACGGCGGCGGGGAACCCCCAGAGAACGAGCAGGACGTCGCCGGCCTGGAAGCGGGCCTCGACGCGCTCGACACCGTCATCGCCGCCGAACGCACCCCGTGGTGGCGCACCATCCTGGCCAAGGTCGTCCCGCCGCTGTGCGCGATCGGGCTCGTCCTGGCGGTCTGGCAGATCGCCTACTCCGCCGACGTCGCCCCCGACTACAAGCTGCCCAGCCCCGGGCAGGTGTGGGACGCGTTCATGGTGCAGTGGCGCGCGGGCGAGGTCCACAAGATCCTCTGGGTCAGTGTCGAACGCGCGTGGCTCGGCTTCCTGCTGGCCATCGCCCTCGGCACGCCGCTGGGCCTGATCGTGGCCCGCGTCAAGGTCATCCGCGCGGCGATCGGCCCGATCCTCACGGGGCTCCAGTCGCTGCCGTCGGTCGCGTGGGTGCCGCTCGCGGTCATCTGGTTCGGCCAGAACAACACCGCCATCTACGCCGTCGTCCTGCTCGGCGCCATCCCGTCCATCGCGAACGGCCTCGTCTCCGGCGTCGACCAGGTGCCTCCGCTGTTCATCCGCGCGGGCCGCGTCCTCGGCGCGACCGGGATCAAGGGCGTCCGGTACGTGCTGCTGCCCGCCGCGATGCCGGGCTACCTGGCCGGCCTCAAGCAGGGCTGGGCGTTCACGTGGCGCTCCCTGATGGCCGCCGAACTCATCGTCGGCGTCGGCGAATACGGCTTCGGCGTCGGCCAACTCCTGGAGCAGGGCCGCACCCTCGGCGACATGCCGATGATGCTGACCGCCGTCTTCATGATCCTCCTCGTCGGCATCGGCATCGAACTGCTCATCTTCAACCCGTTGGAGCGCCTGGTCCTGCGCCAGCGCGGCCTGCTGGTCACCACGAAGTAG
- a CDS encoding sirohydrochlorin chelatase, whose product MRSDGAHPNPARADRARSGPAHSGPVEAAPVLPGPVEDAPALPVSAHPGPEHPATWGRTAPTPRDTTRPGAPIRPGAGTARRGVVRSDAAHFGWAHAVAAPPAAAPALLAIAHGSRDARHAATVAALVARVRSARPGLRVEVAYLDHGAPSVPDALAALAADGIREAVAVPLLLSSAYHAKHDVPALLAIGRQLRLAVRTAPALGPHALLLDAHDRRLRALGVRPGDPSYGIVLAAAGSTDPQANADLTALARTWRRRGWGAVTVAFASAASPAVGDAVRDLRRTGLPRVAVATHTLAPGFLPDRIARQSTASGADLVTAPLADTPELAALTLHRYDAAATHQTLRTA is encoded by the coding sequence GTGCGGTCCGACGGGGCGCACCCCAACCCGGCGCGGGCCGACCGAGCCCGCTCCGGCCCGGCTCACTCGGGCCCGGTCGAGGCTGCCCCGGTTCTTCCCGGCCCGGTTGAGGACGCCCCCGCTCTCCCCGTCTCGGCTCATCCCGGCCCGGAGCACCCGGCGACCTGGGGACGGACCGCCCCGACACCGCGCGACACCACCCGTCCCGGCGCGCCGATCCGTCCCGGCGCGGGCACGGCCCGACGCGGCGTCGTCCGTTCCGACGCCGCCCACTTCGGTTGGGCGCACGCCGTCGCCGCGCCGCCCGCCGCGGCACCCGCGCTGCTCGCCATCGCGCACGGCAGCCGGGACGCGCGCCATGCCGCGACGGTCGCGGCCCTGGTGGCCCGCGTCCGGAGCGCGCGGCCGGGGCTGCGGGTGGAGGTGGCCTATCTCGACCACGGCGCGCCGAGCGTCCCGGACGCGCTCGCCGCGCTCGCCGCCGACGGGATACGGGAGGCGGTCGCGGTACCGCTGCTGCTGTCGTCCGCGTACCACGCCAAGCACGACGTCCCCGCACTGCTCGCCATCGGGCGCCAACTGCGCCTCGCCGTGCGCACCGCTCCGGCGCTCGGGCCGCACGCGCTGCTGCTGGACGCCCACGACCGGCGGCTGCGCGCGCTCGGCGTACGCCCCGGCGACCCGTCGTACGGCATCGTGCTCGCCGCCGCCGGGTCCACCGACCCGCAGGCCAACGCCGACCTGACCGCGCTCGCCCGCACCTGGCGCCGCAGGGGCTGGGGCGCCGTGACGGTCGCCTTCGCCTCCGCCGCGAGCCCCGCCGTCGGCGACGCCGTCCGCGACCTGCGCCGCACCGGCCTGCCGCGCGTCGCCGTCGCCACCCACACGCTCGCCCCCGGCTTCCTCCCCGACCGCATCGCCCGCCAGTCCACCGCCTCCGGCGCCGACCTCGTCACCGCCCCACTCGCCGACACCCCCGAACTGGCCGCACTCACCCTCCACCGCTACGACGCCGCGGCCACCCACCAAACCCTGCGCACAGCGTGA
- a CDS encoding type II toxin-antitoxin system Phd/YefM family antitoxin: MAIPQVLTVREAREQLSSLLGALDEEGSDDAPVFIGSHRKPQGVLLSVEAYERLRQAAHGERRRAVSSATGSLRAEGLTTSSEYERDIRDYAEGLIDADELRRRTLGRYSGGPRNSGGTST, encoded by the coding sequence ATGGCTATTCCCCAGGTACTCACCGTCCGTGAAGCTCGCGAGCAACTGTCGAGTCTTCTCGGTGCGCTGGACGAAGAGGGCTCCGACGATGCCCCCGTGTTCATCGGCTCCCACCGCAAACCGCAGGGCGTGCTGTTGTCCGTGGAAGCCTACGAGCGCCTCCGGCAGGCCGCTCACGGAGAACGCCGCCGCGCGGTGTCCTCGGCGACCGGCTCGCTTCGCGCCGAAGGGCTGACCACGAGTTCGGAGTATGAGCGGGACATACGCGACTACGCCGAGGGCCTGATCGATGCCGACGAACTCCGCCGACGGACCCTGGGCCGCTATTCCGGTGGGCCCCGGAATTCCGGTGGGACGTCGACGTGA
- a CDS encoding Fic family protein: protein MPHPQPHLLYSREVFGRLAGNKHLRGLKPADFLHELADLSSAINALHPFREGNGRALGAFLGQLAGNAGYLLDWSELNGPANVAASIAGYRGDNGPLRELLAPLVYPRSSS, encoded by the coding sequence CTGCCCCACCCGCAACCTCATCTCCTATACTCCCGCGAAGTGTTCGGGCGGCTCGCCGGCAACAAGCATTTGCGCGGGCTCAAGCCCGCGGATTTCCTTCACGAATTGGCGGATCTCTCCAGCGCCATCAACGCGCTTCATCCATTTCGCGAGGGCAACGGTCGCGCACTGGGGGCATTCCTCGGCCAACTCGCCGGGAATGCCGGCTATCTCCTCGACTGGTCCGAGCTGAACGGTCCGGCCAACGTCGCCGCGAGCATTGCCGGGTACCGCGGCGACAACGGGCCACTACGAGAACTACTCGCGCCGCTCGTGTATCCGCGGTCTTCATCCTGA
- a CDS encoding phosphotransferase enzyme family protein: protein MIDTGAGERVVLARACLGAGIDPGAADGAELLAYGENAVFALPRVGLVARIARGAHLTDRARREVEVARWLAELDFPTVRPAENVPVQPVVVADRPVTFWELLPPEDREPDIRDLAKLLKRLHALPKPPFALPRRDPLALVGTWLDSADAAVNLDDRRFLLRRAAELEEAYKALVPALEPGVIHGDALLRNVGVHGGRALLLDLENVSDDLREVDLILTPMAAVRYGLPDGSVERFVRKYGFDVTQWNGYPTLRAVRELAATAWVAQHVPGNPAAEEEFEHRLKCLRSGDTSARWRTF from the coding sequence GTGATCGATACAGGTGCGGGTGAGCGGGTGGTCTTGGCGCGAGCTTGCCTGGGGGCCGGGATCGATCCGGGGGCCGCGGACGGCGCCGAGTTGCTGGCGTACGGGGAGAACGCGGTGTTCGCGTTGCCCCGGGTCGGACTGGTGGCGCGGATCGCGCGCGGGGCGCACCTGACGGACCGGGCCCGGCGTGAGGTCGAAGTCGCGCGGTGGCTGGCGGAGTTGGACTTCCCGACCGTGCGCCCGGCGGAGAACGTGCCGGTGCAGCCGGTGGTGGTCGCCGATCGGCCGGTGACGTTCTGGGAGTTGCTGCCGCCCGAGGACCGCGAGCCCGACATCCGGGATCTGGCCAAGCTGTTGAAGCGCCTGCACGCGCTGCCGAAGCCGCCGTTCGCCCTGCCGCGGCGCGATCCGCTGGCGCTCGTGGGCACGTGGCTGGATTCGGCGGACGCCGCGGTGAACCTGGACGACCGCCGGTTCCTGCTGCGCCGCGCGGCCGAGTTGGAGGAGGCGTACAAGGCGCTGGTGCCGGCGTTGGAGCCCGGTGTGATCCACGGCGACGCGCTGCTGCGCAACGTCGGGGTGCACGGCGGGCGCGCGCTGCTGCTGGACCTGGAGAACGTCTCGGACGACCTGCGCGAGGTCGACCTGATCCTGACCCCGATGGCGGCCGTGCGCTACGGGCTTCCCGACGGGTCGGTGGAACGATTCGTCCGCAAATACGGCTTCGATGTGACGCAGTGGAACGGCTACCCGACGCTGCGCGCGGTCCGCGAACTCGCGGCGACGGCCTGGGTCGCCCAGCACGTCCCGGGCAATCCCGCCGCGGAGGAGGAGTTCGAACACCGGCTGAAGTGCCTTCGCAGCGGCGACACTTCGGCGCGGTGGCGGACGTTCTGA
- a CDS encoding winged helix-turn-helix domain-containing protein gives MTHAAYGASYATARPLHPQHAGRPATQLPSPADRLAHPVRGNTAQVLVLPGRTHQPPAPTAHIAVADVHFADAVLEDDGLRLDLAGRTATVDDRTLRLTFLEFSLLAHLLANPRRVFTRRQLMETVWGYPDTGEGRTVDVHVARLRRKVGVRHRRRLATVHRVGYKYLPAA, from the coding sequence ATGACACACGCCGCCTACGGCGCCTCCTACGCCACCGCCCGTCCGCTTCATCCGCAGCACGCGGGCCGGCCGGCCACGCAGCTGCCGTCCCCGGCCGACCGCCTGGCCCACCCCGTACGGGGAAACACCGCACAGGTCCTGGTACTTCCCGGGCGCACCCACCAACCGCCCGCCCCGACGGCGCACATCGCCGTCGCCGACGTGCACTTCGCCGACGCCGTCCTGGAGGACGACGGTCTGCGGCTCGACCTCGCGGGGCGGACCGCGACCGTCGACGACCGCACGCTCCGCCTCACGTTCCTCGAATTCAGCCTGCTGGCCCACCTGTTGGCGAATCCGCGCCGGGTGTTCACGCGCCGCCAGCTGATGGAGACGGTGTGGGGGTACCCAGACACGGGTGAGGGCCGCACGGTCGACGTGCACGTGGCGCGGCTGCGCCGCAAGGTCGGTGTCCGGCACCGCCGGCGCCTGGCGACGGTGCACCGGGTGGGCTACAAGTACCTTCCCGCGGCGTAG
- a CDS encoding SAV2148 family HEPN domain-containing protein — MTDLGPNASAPDPDDRPESESPRPRQPDTPRGRFGDGVRDTDEPRRPGPQDGDGDDEDADDPEGDAEDGTGADDEPTGPTDSGSSAEHGPGPGAARRQGRGHEDGDDPAPGANGTPGSARRSGLFGTPGTTGFWSPPGSSATGGPPAPPSGGRGGQDPGAVPPFADGSDPGLQRPGFGSARVPLPGPRSAADDAALLPLLDGSGPPPPDGPGPINPDPVEPGDLSWDETDWNDALLRARRAGRAYVYLNLVEQRLRSVVRQVLEPVYGSTEHPGRDDGGWVAAAAGPTQSDWVERAEAVREMSRRRGYIVDPADDDLVAFLTLPQLRELVVRNWWCFAPYLSDRRALERALEEVEIGRHIVARNRMLSSDVLRQVERACTRVLAELDGRLGRHAGERLALDAVEELFAGRYGDLVGVFPDRSSLQRRLPFADLVGEARSIDAMGVSLNLICQNYSGRELHRRAASGCRMRLLFLNPVGDAMRQREKDEGLKRGILARLTTMNILHARKIRAKLADPARIEIRVYDETPRFNAYLVDGDAAVVQPYLRRSRGVESPSFVLRAGGNAADPRRGLYALFQEEFEQVWAAGKRTA; from the coding sequence ATGACCGACCTGGGCCCGAACGCCTCGGCCCCGGATCCGGACGACCGGCCGGAGTCCGAGTCCCCTCGGCCCCGGCAACCCGACACGCCGCGCGGCCGGTTCGGCGACGGCGTGCGCGACACCGACGAGCCCCGGCGACCGGGCCCCCAGGACGGCGACGGCGACGACGAGGACGCCGACGACCCCGAGGGCGACGCGGAAGACGGCACCGGGGCCGACGACGAACCCACCGGGCCCACCGACAGCGGGAGTTCGGCCGAACACGGACCGGGCCCGGGGGCGGCCCGGCGCCAGGGCCGAGGGCACGAGGACGGCGACGACCCCGCGCCCGGCGCGAACGGCACGCCCGGATCCGCCCGCAGGAGCGGCCTGTTCGGCACTCCCGGGACGACCGGGTTCTGGAGCCCCCCGGGCTCCTCGGCGACCGGCGGCCCCCCGGCCCCGCCCTCCGGCGGGCGCGGCGGCCAAGACCCGGGCGCCGTACCGCCGTTCGCCGACGGGAGCGACCCCGGCCTGCAGCGCCCGGGCTTCGGCAGTGCCCGCGTCCCGCTCCCCGGGCCGCGCAGCGCCGCCGACGACGCCGCCCTGCTGCCGCTGCTCGACGGCAGCGGCCCCCCGCCCCCCGACGGGCCCGGCCCGATCAACCCCGACCCCGTCGAACCCGGCGACCTGTCCTGGGACGAAACCGACTGGAACGACGCGCTGTTGCGGGCCCGCCGCGCCGGTCGGGCGTACGTCTACCTCAACCTCGTGGAGCAGCGCCTGCGTTCGGTCGTCCGCCAAGTGCTGGAACCCGTCTACGGATCCACCGAGCACCCCGGCCGCGACGACGGCGGATGGGTCGCCGCGGCGGCCGGGCCGACGCAGAGCGACTGGGTCGAACGAGCCGAGGCCGTACGCGAGATGAGCCGCCGCCGCGGCTACATCGTGGACCCCGCGGACGACGACCTCGTCGCCTTTCTGACACTGCCTCAGCTCCGCGAGCTGGTGGTCCGCAACTGGTGGTGCTTCGCGCCGTACCTCAGCGACCGCCGCGCGCTCGAACGCGCCTTGGAGGAAGTGGAGATCGGCAGGCACATCGTCGCGCGCAACCGCATGCTGTCGTCCGACGTGCTGCGCCAGGTCGAACGGGCCTGCACCCGGGTGCTCGCCGAACTCGACGGCCGACTCGGCCGCCACGCGGGCGAACGCCTCGCGCTCGACGCCGTCGAGGAGCTGTTCGCGGGCCGCTACGGGGACTTGGTCGGGGTCTTCCCCGACCGCTCGTCCCTGCAAAGGCGGTTGCCGTTCGCCGACCTCGTCGGCGAGGCGCGCAGCATCGACGCGATGGGCGTCTCCCTCAACCTGATCTGCCAGAACTACTCCGGCCGCGAACTCCACCGCAGGGCCGCGTCCGGATGCCGGATGCGCCTGCTGTTCCTCAACCCGGTCGGCGACGCCATGCGGCAGCGCGAGAAGGACGAAGGCCTCAAACGCGGCATACTGGCCCGCCTGACCACGATGAACATCCTGCACGCGCGCAAGATCCGCGCGAAGCTCGCCGACCCCGCCCGCATCGAGATCCGGGTGTACGACGAGACCCCGCGCTTCAACGCGTACCTCGTCGACGGGGACGCCGCCGTCGTGCAGCCGTACCTGCGTCGCTCGCGGGGCGTCGAATCGCCGTCGTTCGTGCTGCGCGCCGGAGGCAACGCCGCCGACCCGCGGCGCGGGCTGTACGCGCTGTTCCAGGAGGAGTTCGAGCAGGTGTGGGCGGCCGGGAAACGCACGGCGTGA